The following is a genomic window from Elephas maximus indicus isolate mEleMax1 chromosome 26, mEleMax1 primary haplotype, whole genome shotgun sequence.
TCTCTCTCAGAGAACCCACAATCAAGAAATATTTAAGGAAATTACAGTATAATCACCCAATGATTACATTATACAGGCTTTAAATATGACATCTTATGAAGACTACAAGCATAAACCCTTCATTATAATGTAATTATAATAATGATTTCAGCTATGCAAAACtcacacatatttatatatgaaaaaaacagaagaaaatacacaTGATAGTAGTAGATGTtttagtttataaataaaattctttaaaaaaacaaaagataatttaaaaactgacATCAAAATATTACTATTTGGTTAACATATAAAGACTTATCTAAATTCTAATCACAAACTAGACCAAAGGTTAGCAAACTTTTTGCTGTAAAAAACCGGATGGTAAATATTTCACTCTTGCAGGCCAAGAGGCAAAACTGATAATGTTATGTAGAAACTTGTATTTGTTTCCTCTGACTACTGTAACAAATCCCCACAAACTTGGCAaattaacataacagaaatttattctctcacagttctggaggccagaagtctgaaatcagtttcacAAGTCTGTGCTCCCTCTGAAGAACTGTTTCTTACCTCTGCCAGCTTCAGGGggctgctggcattccttggtttgtagtcCATCACTCCATTCACTGCCTCAGTCTTCACAGCCCTTTCTCCTCTGTGTGTAtgaaatctccctctgcctctctcttaaaAGGACATTTGTGATAACcttagggcccacctggataatccaggaaaaTCTTCCCATTTTaggatccttaacttaatcccaTCAGTGAAACCTTTCTcccatataaggtaacatttacAGGTTCTAGGGATTAGGACCTGAAATCTTTGTGTGACCATTATTCAGCTTACTATAGTATGAAATATCAAAACCAAAtcgactgctgttgagtcgattctgactcatagtgaccatataggacacagtagaactgccatcataggatttccaaggctgtaaatctttactgaagcaggttgccacgtctttctccctcagagtgtctggtgggttcgaatcgcccacctttcagtcaacagccaagcattttaaccactgcaccatgagggcttcCTACTATAGTACAgtactgaaaaaagaaagaaaatccccgCCCTAACCCACCTGATTTGCCCGGGGACCGGGTAGGTTGTCCTGGGTGGAGAGCACACACTTTGCCCCTAGTTGCTGTAAACTGGAGACATTTTCTGGATGGGGTGGGGAGTACCTAGCAGGCCACACAGGTAGGGAGTGGAGTGAGGTGCACCCTGTGGTTCGTTTCACTTGGCCCCAGTGACTTCTACATCCCAGGGTGCGCTTCTCACCTCCTGGAGAGCCTGGAGAGCTCACAGAGCCTGGAAGTCTCAAATTGGGAGCTGGCTGGTGGCGAGGTCACTCACTGGTTTGAGATTCCACCATCTGGTTCCTGGAAATTGCCAACATCGGAGGCCCCAACATGTAGGTGGAGACCAGCATGGCCCTGCAGCAGCAACGAAGTAGGCTGCTGGCCAGGGAGGAAGGTGTCAGGAGTGGAGGGGTTCCAGGTGGAAGGGGAAGCACAGGTTTGCTCTCTGAGGCTCTCAGTACTAGCCTGCTGGAGCCGTGCtctagaaccaaaaaaccaagccagctgctgttgactcgattccgacttatggtgaccccacgtgtatcagagtagaacttctctctgtagggtcttcaatggctgagttttcagaagtagatttggaggtacctctggctggactcgaaCTTTCAACCTTTAGGTTGAGCGAGTTAACTGTACCACTTGGAGACTCCAGATTGATGCCCCAGGAGAAAAACAAGCGGGTGGTGGCCCTTAGGCCACGCTTCCGGAAACCTGGGCTAGACCAACATGATCTAAATTGTGTTTTGCTCCTTGGAAAAAGAAATCTCTAATCAAATTAGTTTGGGAGATGCTGCATACGACAACTTTTTCTCACAGACTAATCATGCACATGAGCATATTAAAGGCTCTGTTCAGTCCTGAACTGAAGAAACTTTAACTTGGTTTAACCCAGCATTTCCCAAATTTATTTGAGCATGGAGCTCTCTCTTGGTGTAAcacataaatatttcttgaaactAATATTCCACGGAGCACAGTTTGCATTGCTTTGAGCTTGGCCCTAATTTTACTATGTTGGATTTTAGGAGGTATGTCCTCTTCCACGGACCCTGGGGTACAgagccaggggcagattatctaataagcaaggtaagcaggggCTTATCTGTGGTTACTTACTAATCTGAAATTGTTCccgtacagattagtaagtaagtacaaataagcctgtgcttatcttgcttactgggtcaccagcccctgtcagggattgtaaatttgaaaagaggctttgattctgtaggaaggtgctatggacttggaagagagacagatgccatccatacctagaagcagaatctttgatgtagtgaaaaagtatgaaattgttcactacagacgatctggtaagcaaggtaaactctgtgcttaccttgcttattggataatctgcccctgtgcAAAGCCCTTAAGTATCTCTTCGATCTGAGCCTGCATGGTGTGCATCTACAGCAACCACACCACCATACCCTTTGGGCTCTGGCCTGTGGCATGTTCTGGTCCAGGTAGGCCACCACAGGACCCAATGTGCCATCACCTGCTGATGACCACTGATTGGGCAATGTGTAGCCCCTGAAAATGCCCAGGAATGAGTACTGTGGGGTGGACTGGGGATAGGGCAACTGTTCTCTGAACAGCCAGAACCCCAAATACCTTTCTTTCCTGGTGCTCACCCCTGTTGGAGCTCGTGTGTTTTAGGCTGATGTTAGCCCAGTAGCTCACATCGAGGCAGCATTCCTCCTCCTCTAGCTCTGTGCAGCTGTTGGTATCCAATTACCCAATGGCTCTGGGTCTGCCTTAACAATCACCAACCTATAAAATAATCAAATTTACTTATTTTACCAAAACCTTTTTCTTTTGATTAAGTCTCTGGACTGTCTGCCTGAACCCAGACTGCCTGGGCTCAAATCCAGCCTCTGCCTCTCTTAGCTTGGGCAGATTACTGAACTTCTTGGACCTACTAATTTTTCACTTGAAAAGTAAGAATAATAATTGGACATATCTCTGAGGATTTGTGTAGAATATAAAGAGGTTGAAACAGTTATTGATAAATGTTATTCGTGAGGTTTTCAGCAGTTGTGTAGAATGTGATAATTTTTAACAACTGTGTGTAGAGTTTTCAAAAGTCTTAGTTGACTTGCTTTTATTTGGCTTTATAGCAGAATGTTAAAGAATGCTtcattttgtcaaaaatcaaggaTCAATGTTTAACCTTTCAATCAGTgtatttaaattcagaaaaatagattTTACTTTCTGTATTCAAAAATTTAGCATTCCATATAGGAATACTGCCATTTataatgattttaaaattcttttaaaagtcattttttgttttgctcaTATTTTGTATTTGCAGTCATCCTTGACTCTTCTTTCTTTCACCCTGCATCCAATCTATCAGCAAATGCTCACCAGCTTTATCTTCAACATGTACccagaatctgaccacttctctcACTTCCACTGTTATAaccctggtccaagccaccatcatttctTGCCTGGATTATTTCAATAGGCTGCTAacttgcctctgcctctgcctctgcccttgtcATTCCCCCTCCCAGCCTGTTTCCCACACATCAGCCAGAGGAGCCCCTTGAAAACTAAGTCAAATCTCATCACTCCTTTCTTCCAAATCTTCCAAATAATTTCAAAGTCCTTACTCTGGCCGCCAAGGtctgcctccctccccatccaCACACCTCTCTGATCCTGAGTCCTACCCCTCTCCTGTCCACATTCTGCTATGGCCATACCACCTCCTTCCTGTTCCTGCACAGACCAAGCGTGCTGTTGCCTCAGAGCCCCtgcacttgctgttctctctACTTAGAATCCTTTTCTCCTAGATATCTGTAGTGTTCACCCACCTACTTCATTTATGTTCGAGTGGCCCTTGCTAGAACCCTATATGAGATAGTACTCCAGCCCACCCTTGTCATAGCCCCttcaccttgttttttttttttccttcattgttgttattgtcagctattgagttggttccaactcatagggaccctatgtataacaggatggtcctgtgccatcctcacaatcgttattgtatttgaacccattgttgtcactgtgtcagtccatttctttgagggtcttccccttttttgctgatgctctaccaaacatgatgtccttctccagaaactggtccctcctgataacatgtccaaagtacttgagaccatgtcttgccatcctcgcttctaaggagcattctgactgtacttctttaagacagatttgttcgttcttctgtcagtctgtggtaaattcaacattcttcgacaataccataattcaaatgcatttttCTTTGTCGTCCCTACTAATACCCAACATGTTATATagctgtttattgtctgtcttttcccaGTAAAAATCTTTATTCACTGCAGTATTCCCAGCAGTTTTAACAGATCCTGGCACatagtgaaaaccctggtggtgtagtggttaagagctatgcctggtaaccaaaaggtcggcagttcaaatccaccaagcgccccttgggaaccgtatggggcagttctactctgtcctgtagggccactataagtcaaaattgactcgacagcaatgggttttggcacATAGTATGCAGACCctcaaaaaatattattaaaaaaattaagaaatgagtGAAAGCATCCATGCAgacattttaatattcttttaccAATTTTTCAAATATCATACATATTGATTTTTCTTATGGTatcctagctttttaaaaatcatttttagaaCTTTTTTATGATCCTTTACAGTTTCACATTTATGGCTGTTGTACACTCACATTGAAGAACGacttacacatttcattatgaaaTCCCCTCTGGGTATCTTCTTTACCTTTCcattgcttcaaaaaaaaaattttttttttttttcaatttcgtGAAATCTTTAAAAGCTGCTGAAATTTTCCCATCAATATTGATTgctgtaaactttttatttgaagGCAACTTTTTGGGGTGAAGGTAAGTTTGGTAAATTTTCAAAACCGGGCTTTTGGCAAAGAGTTTTGGGAAGCGGTCCTTCTTTCCCCCAAAGCTACCCTGGGCATGGCCTCCTGATGTGACGCTCACCGGTTCCCTGCTACTTGGGGGTGATTTGTACCTGCTCCTACAGATCAACACCAGCGCAGAGAGAAACTGGCTCCATGTCAGCTCAGATGCGTCCCGCCTGGCCATCATCTGGAAATACGGTGGCATCTACATGGACACCGATGTCATCTCCATCAGGCCCATCCCTGAGGAGAACTTTTTGGCTGCACAGGCCTCCCAGGACTCTAGTAATGGGGTGTTCGGGTTTCTCCCCCACCACCCTTTTCTGTGGGAGTGCATGGAAAACTTTGTTGAGCACTACAATTCAGACATTTGGGGCAACCAGGGCCCTTATTTGATGACGAGGATGTTGAGGGTGTGGTGCAGACTTGGAAATTTCCAGGAGGTGAGTGACCTCAGGTGTCTGAATTTGTCGTTCCTACACCCACAGAGATTTTATCCCATCTCCTTCCGAGAGTGGAGGCGCTACTACTCTGTCTGGGACACAGATCCGAGCTTCAATGACTCCTATGCCCTGCATTTGTGGAACCACATGAATCAGGAGGGTAGGGTTGTGGTTAGAGGAAGCAATACACTGGTGGAAAATCTCTACCGCAAGCACTGTCCCATGACTTACAGGGACCTGATTCAAGGCCCAGAGGAGTCAGTGACTGGGAACCTGGGTCCAGGCAACAAATAGAGCCCATGCTGGGTTGCTGCTGCAATAGCATGGGTTGGACACTGCCTGGAGTGCCACATTTTCACCTGATCTCCACTTTTGCGGGGGAGCTGGGGGCTTACCCACATTtccattaggattaggtttctctgtctataataaaaaaaaatcccaaagaacaGCGGCTTATAAAACACAGAAGCATATTTTATCTCATGTGAAAGAAGTCTGAAGGCAGACAGGTCACGGCTGACATGCTAACTCTGCAGGTATCAGGGGCCCAGGCTTCTTGCATCTTTCTGCTTGTCACACTTAGTATCCACAGCCCATGGTCCCTGATGGCTGCTTGACCTCCAGCCATGCCTGCATTCTAGGCTGCACGttgaagggaggaggaaaggtgAAAGCCCTTTATTTTATGAAGACTTCCCTGAAGTACCATATAATTTCCCCTGACATCTCACTGTCCAGAATATAGCTGCGAGAGACACTGGGAAGtttaaggagaaaaagaaaatcgaTGCCTTGATAGGCAGCTAGCAACTTTGCTACATGTTCTATTTACTACTTTAAGATTAATTCCAGGACCTATTAGAACATTGACTGGGGTGGGGGGTTGGGAGGAATTGGTTTCCAGTCCTGATTTTGACATACATTCAATCAGTAAATATTAATTGAGTCCcttctgtgtgccaagcactgtttaaaaaaaaaaataataggtaCTGAAAATATAGCTGGATCAAGAAGATGAGGTTTCCAGCACTTATAATAACTATCGCATGCCCCTGGGACAGTCTTCTCCTCTTCCGTCGCTGTTTGTTATTCCTTACCATACTCTtttccaaaacacacacacatttatcctATTCCAATTGTCTCATAAAAGCAAACTGAAAATTCAAACTTTAAAAAACCCCTGATTCACATAAAAATTTACCTCTTTTTTCCATGAGATTATGAGAACCAATATTTCTTCTACAAATAACCAACAGTCAAGATTTCCTACAACTTTCCTTTTGGTACTTtgctttatggaaaaaaaaatgtttacatttttctccaaatataaAATGATGATACTTTTTCAAACAATGTCCATCCATCTCCTGTCAATCTGATATCTTCccctttgagaatcactgttctTACAGTCTTATTAAAGAAGACTCATGAGTCATGTCTCTGCTCTAGCTTTATTTATTCCCAGCCACTTGCTCTTGACTTCTAGAGAGGTGACAGCATAGTCAGATCCTAAGGCCTACTGCAACTCCCCAAGGCTGCCCCATGACTTGTGCCCCTGGGACCCCGGCTGGTTTTCAGCTTACCTGTCTCCACAGAAGAGGATTCTAAGGGCAGCCCTCACAAGGAGGGGAAGGATCACACACAGTGGATTGCATTTCCACATCTGGAGAGTGAAAGACAAATGGTTCTTCAACTAACATCCCCAGCCACTAGTGTCTTTAAGGGGTTTgattagatatatttacaatatttcaaaaatatatgAGGGGGATGGGgcaaagatggtggagtagtcagacgcttctggtggtccctcttacaagaaagtcctgaaaaaacaagtgaaacaattatatttatgtcaggctaggagctctgaacatcaaaggcaaagttagaaaatggactgagtggcagggggagaagcagagaggagttgccagatttGAATaaccgggaaccctcaggcaccatgccCTGGAGCTACCGCAGCGGGGCTTACAGTAGTGTTCcggacacagtttcctcaggggggacagccagccacacagcctactcaaacctccagaaccagagaagaatggtgctttcagcaaaagctaagtactagcatatattttaccacgcccccagccctcaagccggcttcagcagctgttgatttccctgggcctgagataggctgcTGAGTGCTCTGAACCATTCTCCTGgcattggagaagaaataaattcacaactgggggaaaagataatctgtcagctccactaacctggggagctcaggacagaagcggctcttgtccaggcataaatgatctgtggattttgaataccttttctgcCTGcatggacctatttcaggagaataggcccttgttggcagactgcaactgtttttagctgtgtggtggagaggtatgagtttgatgtttgacactgctttgcttattaaacaggatcctcaacaacccacatcaagggcctaaggactggtggctccacccacatcacccagccacctgcaacaggggtccaaggataactgttaCCTCCCAGCCCttgcaaccaaaagcattgggtgcccatggtcagtctgcagaacccacccacctgtgcacaatagggaacagggacatgctttcctcacaggcactcaggagatggttgtcagccccctgccttgttcagagtgtgaccccctgtagCAACCAgttacctgtacctacaccaatcacccctccccctctaagactgtaggacagagtctgtactgCATACTTgttgaccaactacctggacacctcagctgaatccatacaagaagtgtgaaaggactcctaggctcatatacctgataacagctctaggcatgtggtgacaggacattaaagcttcaaaggagaaaataagctagctcactcaagcagcctatttgggcatatcaaaacaaaacagagcaagaagctaggatacagaaagcaaacataaaataaactaatacaattatttatagatggctcagataCAACAatagatatcaaatcacataaagaagcagaccatgatcgcttcaacaagctctcagaacaaagaaacaAGGGATCTTATAGATGAAGgtggcttcctggaattaccagatgcagaatacaaaagattaatatacagagctcttcaagacaacaggaacgagatcaggaaggagatcaggcaaaatgcagaacaagccaaggaacacacagataaagcagttgaaggaattaaaaaggatattcaagaacataatgaaaaatttaataagctgcaagaattcatacagagacagcaatcagaaatttagaagattaacaataaaattacagaagtagacaaaccaatagaaagtcagaggagcagaattgagcaagtggaaggcagaattagtgagattgaagataaaacacttcataccaatatagttgaagaaaaatcagataaaagaataaaagaaaaagaaaccctaagaatcatgtgggattctatcaagagaaataacctatgagtgattggagtaagagaacaaggagggataacataaaatacagagagaattgttgaagatttgttggcagaaaactttcctgatatcgtgaaagatgagaagatatctatccaagatgctcattgaaccctgCATAAGGTAGATatcaaaagaaagttaccaacacatattataatcaaacttgccaaaaccaaagataaagagagaattttaagagcagctagggataaacgaaaagtcacctacaaaggaaagtcaataaaaataagctcggatTACttggcaggaaccatgcaggcaagaaggcaatgggatgacttatataaagcattgaaggaaaaaaaatgtaggccAAGAATCAAATCtcaagcaaaactgtctctcaaatatgaaggtgaaattaggatatttccagatacacagaagtttagggaattcataaaaaacaacccaaaactacaagaaatactaaagggagttctctggttagaaaatcaataatatcagatatcaacccaagactagaacactggtcagagcaatcagatgtcaacccaggtagggaaatcacaaaaataaatcaagataaaaatacaCTCAAAACAGGTAAACAGCAATGTCGTTACGTAAAAGAGGACATTAGAACAATAaagaaaagagggactaagaaatgtagtcatagatctttcacatggagaggaagacaaggtgatataaagacaaaaaagtttggtttaaacttagaaaataggggtaaatgttaaggtaaccacaaaggagactaacaatcttactcatcaaaataaaatacgagaaaaaaacaaagactcagcagaaacaaaaacaacaaagaataagatcaaaagacaatatataaaggtaaactactcagcacaaaaaattaagtgtgaaaaagaaactgt
Proteins encoded in this region:
- the A4GNT gene encoding alpha-1,4-N-acetylglucosaminyltransferase; its protein translation is MLKELQVSLLIFLLLACGFLYQLILKSSSLFSCLPTYKFPQGPEALLSHQRSIVFLETSERMEPPPLVSCAVESAARVYPEQPVVFFMKGLNNSTQLPPHATYPAFSLLSAIDNVFLFPLDMKRLFEDTPLFSWYTQINTSAERNWLHVSSDASRLAIIWKYGGIYMDTDVISIRPIPEENFLAAQASQDSSNGVFGFLPHHPFLWECMENFVEHYNSDIWGNQGPYLMTRMLRVWCRLGNFQEVSDLRCLNLSFLHPQRFYPISFREWRRYYSVWDTDPSFNDSYALHLWNHMNQEGRVVVRGSNTLVENLYRKHCPMTYRDLIQGPEESVTGNLGPGNK